TGACCAACGAGGCCGAATTCTTCGCTGTCACCACCGAGTACTTCTTCGAGCGCCCCGGCGTGATGGAGCGCAAGCACCCCGAGCTGTACGCAATGCTGTCGCGGGTCTTCAATCAGAATCCCGGGGAGCGCGCGGCGGTCCTGGCGCGCGAGATGACACGGGGTCCGCCGCGCTTCGGACGCAACTCGCCCTGCCCCTGCGGGAGTGGCGTGAAGTACAAAAGGTGCTGCCTCAGAGGTTCCTAGCTCCAGCCCTCGGTCCCGTGCGGGGGAGCCTAGTGGGGAGGGGCCGCCGGAGGAAGCACTCGCTGCACCCGCGCGCCCACTGGCCCATCGGGTTATGGCAGCGTCCCGGGCAGGTGGTCACCGTTCAGTCCATGGAACGGAACTCTAGACGCAGGTTGACGCTAGCGTAACTTGCTAGCACAATATGAAGCGTAGGCATGCCAAGACGCTGGCGGCATTGCGGCGGGCACAAGGATCTGTCACCCGAGCCCCGAGATCGGACGGGGCCTGGCCAAGAGGCTCAGACACTTCCTCACTCAAGCGGGAGCGATGGATCGATGATGACGTATCGTGGCTACCCCGCGGCAATCGAATATGATGACGGTTCGCGCTTCTTCTACGGACACGTGCTGGGCACGAGAGACACGATCGGCTTCGAAGGACGCAGCGTCGACGAACTGGAGGCCTCGTTGCACCGCGCGGTCGACGAATATCTGAGTGCATGCAAAGACGCCGGCCGCGAGCCCGACCGCGCCTACTCGGGAACGATCTTCATACGCACCGACCCGGACACGCACCGCCGGGTCGAAGCTTCGGCAGCTGCATCCGGGCAGTCGATCAACCAGTGGGCGCAGGCGGCGTTGTTGGAGCGGCTGGGCGAGTAGATCGAGCGTCGGGCTGCCCGCCACCACCTTCAGACGGACGCACCGGCCTTGACCTCGCAGACACGAGTCTATACTGGCTGAAAATCACGTAATACGCTAGTTTTTGCGATCATGGACTTTCACAAGACTGTAGTCGCAATACGTGGTATTGCGTGACCTTTTGCTGGTACAGATTCAGCCAATGGCCTCCGCTGCGCGCTACATCCGGGACCTGCAGGCCCGCGGACGGTACCATTTCACGACCGACGAGGCGGCACAGGCTCTCGGCGGAAGCGTCGCTGCGACCTGCGCAGCGCTGAGACGACTCAAGGAGAAAGGCCTCGTCGCGGATCCGTACCGTAGCTTCCACGTCATCGTACCACCGGAGTATGCGGGACTCCGGTGCCTACCCGCCGACCAGTTCGTCCCGGATCTGATGCAGCACCTCCGCGAGCCGTACTACGTGGCGCTTCTGAGCGCGGCGGCGTACCACGGAGCGGCCCACCAGCGTCCACAGGTGTTCCAGGTGATGGTGTCGCGCGCCCGCCGTGCGCTCAGGTGTGGCCAAGTGAGCGTCGATTTCATCGCCCGGCAGGACATGGCAGGCACGCCCGTGGTCCAGCGGAACACGCCGCGCGGAGTCCTGCGTATCTCATCGCCGGAAGCGACCGCCCTGGAGCTCGTCGCATATCCGGACCACGGTGGCGGACTCAGCAATGTCGCGACCGTCTTGGTGGAGCTCATCGAGTCGATGGACGCCCACGCCCTCGAGGCCGAGGCGAGCCGAGTTCCCACGGCATGGGTCCAACGGCTCGGCTACCTCCTCTCACTGGTTGAGGCCGAAGAGTACGCTGTCGCGCTGGAACCGGTCCTCGGCGATAGAGCCCGGTTCTTCGTGGCTCTGGCTCCGTCTGTTTCCATGGCGGGAGCGGTGCGCGACGTGCGTTGGAAGGTCGCGGTCAACGTCGAGGTCGAGCCCGACCTGTGATTCCTAAAGCCTTCATCACCGAGTGGCGAAGTCGAGCCCCTTGGAGCCAGGATGCGTGGGTAGAGCAGGACCTGGTCATCAGCAGGGCCCTGGTCGAGATTTTTCGGCTTCCAAGCGTCGCGGCCAGCCTCGCTTTCCGAGGAGGAACTGCGCTATACAAGCTCTACCTGCTTCCGCCCGCGCGATACTCTGAGGACATCGATCTCGTGCAAGTAGAGCCCGGGCCGATCGGCGAGACCCTCGACGCCGTTCGTGGTGCGCTCGATCCATGGCTCGGCGCGCCGTCGCGTCTCTTCAAGGAGGGGCGGGTCACGCTCGTATATCGCTTCGACTCCGAGGATGCCCCACCGCTGAAGCTGCGGCTGAAGATCGAGATCAACTCCAGGGAGCACTTTACCGAGCTTGGACTCACTCGCGTACCGTTCCAGGTGGAGAACCGTTGGTTCGCGGGGGAAGCCGAATTGACGACCTTCGTAGTTGATGAACTGCTGGGCACGAAGCTCCGGGCGCTTTATCAGCGCAAGAAGGGTCGGGATCTGTTCGACCTGTGGTACGCGCTGGAGCGGGGGGTAGCCGACCCTGCGGCACTGCTCGCGTGCTTTCAGCGTTATATGGTAGAGGGGGGCCACCGCGTGACTCGGGCACAGTTCGAGGCGAATCTCAACGGCAAGCGCGCCGACTCCTCCTTTCGCGCCGACGTCGAACCGCTGCTTCGTTCCGGTGTCGCGTGGGACTTCGATCTCGCCATGGACGCCGTGCTCGAGCGTCTGGTCGCAAGTCTGCCCGGCGATGCTTGGAGGGGGGTCTGACGGGAGGGAGCGATTCCCGTGTTTTCCGGCAGTTCCCAGGCGCGTTCGGCGGAGGTTGGAATGTTACGGTTCCTAGGAGTCCACCAATAAGTGCCGAGATAATGTACCGCCGGGTGAGAGCAGGGTGGGTCTGCCAGCCTTCGGGCAAGGAGACGGTCCCGACGCAGTCGGACGGTGGTGGCACGCGTCCCATCGGCCTATGCTCCTGCCCGCGCCGGCCAAATCACCCGAGCCACGCATCACCGGGACCGATTCAAGCATTGCCGTGTCCAGGGTGCCTAGAAGAGATTGTAGGCATGACGAAACAAGCTCTCTTGTCCGAGATTCTCCGCCTTCCACCCGATGAACGCATCGAGCTGCTGGGCGAGGCCTGGGATGCCCTCGCTGCCAGTCCGGAAGATGTGGCGCTTCCTGAGTGGCACCTCGAGGAGCTCGAGCGACGTCTCGCGGATCCCGACCCCAAGTATGTTCCCTGGGAAGAGGTCCGAGCCCGGCTGCAGGGGTCGAGCTGAGTCTGCGAGTCCGCTTCCGTTCGGAGGCGGCCTCGGATGTGCTGCTGGCCAGGGAGTGGTACGAGGCCAAGCGTCCAGGACTTGGCGACGACTTCGCTCGATCGCTAGACCACGTCATCGAACTCGTTTCCGAGCTCCCCACGGCATTCCCGGAGATCGCCGTCGGCCTGAGGCGTGCACTCCTGGGCCGCTTCCCTTATGCCGTCTATTACCATGCGCAAGTAGACGTCATCGAGGTGATCGCGTGTCTTCACACTCGCCGCTCCCCGAGTCGTTGGCGCAATAGGGTGACGCCTGAGGAGGAGGGGAGCTAGTGCCTTTCAGGGCCCCGCCCCGCTACCAGCCAAGCTCGTAGACTCCAACCGCACCTGTGTGGCGCCCCTGCTTCCAGCAGCATGTCCCGCTGGCGGCGGTCTCTGAGCCATAGGTGGGCCGGGTAGGCCTTGGGGCCGACACGCTCGCCCAGCTCGTCGAGGAAGCGAGCGGACATCGCCTCCCAGAGCGCGGAGGTAGTGGCGGCCTGTGTCAGGCGGAGTGGCATGTGCCCGCTCGTCTGCGGTGACGGTTTGTCCGGCTAGTTGCTTGGAGCTACTAGCGTAGCGGGAGGGTGTGACACAAGGTGGGGCGTGCCCGGCCAGATGGCACACCCGCGGGACCGGGCAGCAGCGCGCGAGCGAAGGACGCGGTGCGCGTAAGGTCTCCACCGGGATTGAAGCCGTTGTCGAGAACGATGGCTCTGGGTTGGTCCTGCTCGATGCGCCTTCTCGCGTCCGCGGCGAACTCGCGGATCGACCGACCGCCGGACTCGGTGTTCAGGCGGAGCTGCACGTACACGATCCCTTCGTCCTCGAGGTGCACGTCAACCATGCCGCGGCTAGTTGTTCTTCGCGCCCTCTGCGATCCACGTGCGGATCAGCTCGATGTCTTCGGGGGACAGCGGATCACCTTCCTCCGGCATGTCGCCGTCCTCGACCAGCACGAGCAGCATGCTGTCGTCGGGGTCGCCGGGCTCGACGACGCTGCCGAACTCGGAGCCGGCCATCACGGATTCGTAGCTCGTCAGATTGAGACTGGCCTCGAGAACCACGTCGCCGTCTTCCGGCGCTCCCCCGTGGCACTGGAT
This genomic interval from Gemmatimonadota bacterium contains the following:
- a CDS encoding zinc-dependent peptidase; translation: TNEAEFFAVTTEYFFERPGVMERKHPELYAMLSRVFNQNPGERAAVLAREMTRGPPRFGRNSPCPCGSGVKYKRCCLRGS
- a CDS encoding type II toxin-antitoxin system HicB family antitoxin, whose product is MMTYRGYPAAIEYDDGSRFFYGHVLGTRDTIGFEGRSVDELEASLHRAVDEYLSACKDAGREPDRAYSGTIFIRTDPDTHRRVEASAAASGQSINQWAQAALLERLGE
- a CDS encoding type IV toxin-antitoxin system AbiEi family antitoxin, coding for MASAARYIRDLQARGRYHFTTDEAAQALGGSVAATCAALRRLKEKGLVADPYRSFHVIVPPEYAGLRCLPADQFVPDLMQHLREPYYVALLSAAAYHGAAHQRPQVFQVMVSRARRALRCGQVSVDFIARQDMAGTPVVQRNTPRGVLRISSPEATALELVAYPDHGGGLSNVATVLVELIESMDAHALEAEASRVPTAWVQRLGYLLSLVEAEEYAVALEPVLGDRARFFVALAPSVSMAGAVRDVRWKVAVNVEVEPDL
- a CDS encoding nucleotidyl transferase AbiEii/AbiGii toxin family protein, whose translation is MIPKAFITEWRSRAPWSQDAWVEQDLVISRALVEIFRLPSVAASLAFRGGTALYKLYLLPPARYSEDIDLVQVEPGPIGETLDAVRGALDPWLGAPSRLFKEGRVTLVYRFDSEDAPPLKLRLKIEINSREHFTELGLTRVPFQVENRWFAGEAELTTFVVDELLGTKLRALYQRKKGRDLFDLWYALERGVADPAALLACFQRYMVEGGHRVTRAQFEANLNGKRADSSFRADVEPLLRSGVAWDFDLAMDAVLERLVASLPGDAWRGV
- a CDS encoding addiction module protein, translated to MTKQALLSEILRLPPDERIELLGEAWDALAASPEDVALPEWHLEELERRLADPDPKYVPWEEVRARLQGSS